A region of uncultured Anaeromusa sp. DNA encodes the following proteins:
- the murC gene encoding UDP-N-acetylmuramate--L-alanine ligase produces the protein MLSSTTKYHFIGIGGAGMSALATIALEKGMQVSGSDAQDSATLARLRAAGAVVHIGHNEEHVADAGAVVVSTAIHADNPEIVAAVRRGLPVLHRADVLAAFMLEQDGVGVAGAHGKTTTTSMLGLIFERCGADPTVIIGGDVDYLASNAKWGRGQYLLAEADESDGSFLKLSPQMAVITNIENDHMDHYGTMENVLQAFVDFVARLPEKGKAVVCLDNENIQTILPRLNRQVVTYGLERSDAEYRALHIRMETGCTTFEVWHKEQRLGDVTLTVPGRHNVSNALGAIIVALEASLPFADVAAALLEFRGAKRRFQTKYRDENVWIVDDYAHHPTEVATTLVAARQTQPKRLVCLFQPHRYSRTQLLYREFGAAFGAADVLVLTDVYSAGEAPLPGVNGEMLFRAVVSKEGQEVYYVQDKAALADFAMKHMQQGDLIMTMGAGDIWRAGEELAALLKSE, from the coding sequence TTGCTTTCATCAACAACTAAGTATCACTTTATCGGTATTGGCGGCGCAGGCATGAGTGCTTTGGCCACCATTGCTTTGGAAAAAGGAATGCAAGTATCTGGTTCAGATGCGCAGGATTCGGCCACCTTGGCTCGTTTACGCGCGGCTGGGGCGGTTGTGCATATTGGTCACAATGAAGAACATGTAGCCGATGCAGGTGCTGTGGTCGTGTCTACGGCTATTCATGCCGACAACCCGGAAATTGTGGCTGCTGTTAGACGTGGACTGCCTGTGTTGCATCGTGCGGATGTGTTGGCGGCATTTATGCTGGAGCAAGATGGAGTCGGCGTAGCCGGAGCCCACGGCAAAACGACAACAACTTCCATGCTGGGGTTGATCTTTGAGCGTTGCGGCGCAGATCCAACGGTGATTATCGGCGGTGACGTGGATTATCTGGCGAGTAATGCTAAATGGGGCCGTGGTCAATATTTATTGGCGGAAGCGGATGAAAGCGACGGTTCCTTCCTTAAACTTTCACCGCAGATGGCTGTCATTACCAATATAGAAAATGACCATATGGATCACTATGGCACAATGGAAAACGTGTTGCAGGCGTTTGTCGATTTTGTAGCGCGCTTGCCTGAAAAGGGCAAAGCCGTGGTTTGCCTGGACAATGAAAATATACAAACAATTTTACCGCGTTTAAACCGACAAGTAGTTACGTATGGCCTGGAACGTTCTGATGCAGAATACCGCGCATTACATATTCGTATGGAAACCGGTTGCACTACGTTTGAAGTGTGGCATAAGGAACAGCGTTTGGGGGATGTGACGTTGACGGTGCCGGGACGTCACAATGTTTCTAATGCCCTGGGGGCTATTATTGTTGCGTTGGAAGCCAGTTTGCCTTTTGCCGACGTTGCGGCTGCGTTGCTGGAGTTCCGGGGCGCGAAACGTCGTTTTCAGACAAAATACCGTGATGAAAACGTCTGGATTGTGGACGATTATGCACACCATCCAACCGAGGTGGCGACGACTCTCGTAGCGGCGCGACAAACCCAGCCGAAACGACTCGTTTGTCTGTTTCAGCCGCATCGCTATTCCCGAACCCAATTGTTGTATCGCGAATTTGGCGCGGCCTTTGGCGCAGCGGACGTACTGGTATTGACCGATGTATATTCGGCAGGTGAGGCGCCTCTGCCAGGCGTAAATGGCGAAATGCTGTTTCGAGCGGTTGTTTCCAAAGAAGGACAAGAAGTTTATTATGTGCAGGATAAAGCCGCATTGGCTGATTTTGCCATGAAACATATGCAGCAGGGTGATTTGATTATGACCATGGGGGCTGGCGATATTTGGCGCGCAGGAGAAGAATTGGCGGCGTTGCTGAAAAGCGAATAA
- a CDS encoding D-alanine--D-alanine ligase, which yields MKEKKIAVVMGGPSTERDVSLRTGNAILTALQRLGYQAVGIDLEPERIEKQLADCGAEVVFVAVHGKYGEDGTLQGLLELKQLPYTGSGVLASALAMDKVASKMMFQGADVPTPRFAVLQEQENKEALAQDVVKQFGLPVVIKSAAQGSSIGVCIVHEAENVQAALEEVFRYGKTALLEECIIGREITVPVWCNTAGAEAMPVIEIAPKSGVYDYQSKYTKGASEYIVPAKLPAHVTLMVQQAAVQACQVLGCFGVARADIMLDEKLRPYVLEVNTVPGMTETSLVPKAAAAEGCSFEALCERILLQALTRK from the coding sequence ATGAAGGAAAAGAAGATTGCCGTAGTCATGGGAGGCCCATCCACGGAACGGGACGTTTCGCTGCGGACTGGCAATGCTATTTTGACGGCATTACAGCGATTGGGGTATCAAGCTGTGGGGATTGACCTAGAACCAGAGCGGATCGAAAAACAGTTGGCCGATTGTGGTGCGGAAGTAGTTTTTGTCGCTGTTCACGGCAAGTATGGCGAGGATGGAACGCTGCAGGGCCTTTTGGAATTGAAACAGCTGCCATATACTGGTTCTGGCGTATTGGCCAGTGCATTAGCTATGGACAAGGTAGCGTCTAAGATGATGTTCCAAGGCGCTGATGTGCCGACGCCACGCTTTGCGGTGCTGCAAGAACAAGAGAACAAGGAAGCTTTGGCTCAGGATGTTGTCAAACAATTTGGTCTACCTGTGGTCATTAAATCGGCTGCTCAAGGGTCCAGTATTGGCGTGTGCATTGTGCACGAAGCAGAAAATGTGCAGGCTGCCTTGGAAGAAGTGTTCCGGTACGGAAAAACAGCATTACTGGAAGAATGTATTATCGGCCGAGAAATTACGGTTCCGGTGTGGTGCAATACTGCAGGCGCCGAAGCTATGCCGGTTATTGAAATTGCTCCTAAATCCGGTGTATATGATTATCAATCCAAATACACTAAAGGAGCCTCGGAATATATTGTTCCCGCCAAACTGCCGGCGCATGTAACGTTGATGGTACAGCAGGCGGCGGTGCAGGCTTGTCAAGTTTTGGGATGTTTTGGTGTTGCCAGAGCGGACATTATGTTGGACGAAAAACTGCGCCCCTATGTATTGGAAGTCAATACCGTTCCCGGCATGACGGAAACTAGCCTGGTGCCTAAGGCAGCAGCGGCTGAAGGATGTTCCTTTGAAGCGCTGTGCGAACGCATTTTACTGCAAGCGTTGACGCGGAAATAA
- a CDS encoding FtsQ-type POTRA domain-containing protein: MGAGAVSPKRRFRFWPLLLLGLLFCFVGFGGLWLSGSSWLALGHVEVEGLQELSKEELLVIAGIGEPVNLLRVRPELLQHRLEQDLRIRQAEVERKFPWNLRIVVEERRPLAYVTAAYGILAIDRDGTVLNVQRYLKDMRWPFITGISAGQEYIGDKLSQPQTLMALQFLDRLDAQTLEKVSEVHFVTPERMQLYLISGAKVRLGDGTKMAEKAQTVKEVVEQLGDKLERVDYFDVSFATPVIKFKP, encoded by the coding sequence ATGGGAGCAGGGGCTGTTTCTCCTAAAAGAAGGTTTCGCTTTTGGCCGCTGCTGCTTTTGGGCTTGCTATTTTGCTTTGTTGGGTTTGGTGGCTTATGGCTAAGCGGCTCTTCCTGGTTGGCCTTGGGGCATGTAGAAGTCGAAGGCTTGCAAGAACTTTCCAAAGAAGAACTCTTGGTAATTGCAGGCATTGGTGAGCCAGTTAATCTGTTGCGAGTGAGACCGGAACTTTTGCAACATCGTTTGGAGCAAGATTTGCGTATCCGCCAGGCGGAAGTGGAGAGGAAATTTCCGTGGAATTTACGTATTGTTGTGGAAGAAAGACGGCCATTGGCGTATGTAACGGCGGCATATGGTATTTTAGCGATAGATCGTGACGGTACTGTGCTCAATGTGCAACGCTATCTTAAAGATATGCGGTGGCCTTTTATTACCGGTATTTCTGCAGGGCAAGAGTACATTGGCGATAAGTTGAGCCAGCCGCAGACGCTCATGGCGCTGCAGTTTTTAGATCGATTGGATGCGCAAACGTTAGAGAAGGTATCTGAGGTGCATTTTGTAACCCCAGAGAGAATGCAGTTGTATTTGATTTCTGGAGCGAAGGTTCGCTTAGGAGATGGAACCAAAATGGCGGAGAAAGCGCAAACAGTAAAAGAAGTTGTGGAACAATTGGGAGATAAGTTAGAACGAGTGGATTATTTCGATGTCAGTTTTGCGACACCGGTAATCAAATTCAAGCCGTAA
- a CDS encoding DUF881 domain-containing protein, which translates to MLSIKQGQWAIALVCFILGIMLAVQFKTTEDMRSALSVQRVEDLSQRLLQTEKERDSLNNQVKELREQVLGGRTSKEIQLIQMGAGVVDLTGPGVVVTINDSKRPSKPGENPNLYVIHDDDILKVINELWAAGAEAMSINEQRLIASSEIRCAGPTLSVNNTRSSAPYEIIAIGEPKTLENALRMRGGVVETLQFWGIQVTIKQTDRVAVPAYKGAFRFEYAKPAKEGGAQ; encoded by the coding sequence GTGTTGTCGATTAAACAAGGGCAATGGGCCATTGCTTTGGTTTGTTTTATCTTAGGTATTATGCTGGCAGTGCAGTTTAAAACAACGGAAGATATGCGGTCAGCGTTGTCGGTGCAGCGAGTGGAGGATTTGTCGCAACGGTTGCTGCAAACGGAAAAAGAACGGGACTCGTTAAACAACCAGGTAAAAGAGTTGCGCGAACAAGTTCTGGGTGGGCGGACTTCGAAAGAAATACAGCTTATCCAGATGGGTGCGGGTGTTGTTGATTTGACAGGCCCGGGTGTTGTTGTGACGATCAATGACAGCAAACGGCCAAGCAAGCCGGGAGAAAATCCGAACTTATATGTTATTCATGATGATGATATTCTTAAAGTGATTAATGAACTTTGGGCTGCTGGAGCTGAAGCCATGTCGATTAATGAGCAGAGGCTCATTGCATCGTCGGAAATACGTTGTGCAGGACCGACGTTGTCGGTAAATAATACGCGGTCTTCGGCGCCCTATGAAATTATCGCCATTGGTGAACCTAAAACATTGGAAAATGCATTGCGGATGCGTGGGGGCGTTGTTGAAACCTTGCAGTTTTGGGGCATTCAGGTGACCATCAAACAGACAGACCGTGTCGCGGTTCCCGCTTATAAAGGCGCTTTTCGCTTTGAATACGCCAAACCGGCCAAGGAAGGGGGCGCACAGTAA
- a CDS encoding small basic family protein — MYLPIAGLCLGLFVGSLIPGTVPAEYAKYMSIALLACLDTVFGGLRAGADEKFDNSVFVTGFFTNALMAAGLVYSGERLGIDLYYVALLAFGLRIFQNLAIIRRYFLKK, encoded by the coding sequence ATGTACCTTCCGATTGCAGGCTTATGTTTGGGATTATTTGTGGGGTCTCTCATTCCCGGAACGGTTCCGGCTGAGTATGCTAAGTATATGTCGATTGCTCTCTTGGCTTGCCTGGATACCGTCTTTGGCGGATTGCGCGCCGGAGCGGATGAGAAATTTGACAACAGCGTATTTGTAACTGGTTTTTTTACCAATGCGTTGATGGCGGCTGGCTTGGTTTATAGTGGTGAGCGTTTAGGTATTGACTTGTATTATGTAGCATTATTGGCGTTTGGTTTGCGTATTTTTCAAAATTTGGCGATAATACGCCGCTATTTTCTGAAAAAGTAG
- the ftsZ gene encoding cell division protein FtsZ, with translation MLEFDMELEHLATIKVVGVGGGGNNAVNRMIAAGLKGVEFISVNTDAQALLQAQAPYRIQIGEKLTKGLGAGANPEVGDLAAQESREELIKALRGADMVFVTAGMGGGTGTGAAPVVAECAREVGALTVGVVTKPFSFEGKRRFKQAEKGIANLKERVDTLITIPNDRLMQVVDKRTPIMEAFRIADDVLRQGVQGISDLIAVPGLINLDFADVKTIMSDTGSALMGVGIAAGEGRAIAAAEAAIKSPLLETSIDGAKGVLLNITGGTNLSLFEVNEAAAIIEQAADPEVNLIFGAVIDESLQDEVRVTVIATGFDQRSVRSVQVGGNEGKKERVGQVPDFSLDVPVFMHKR, from the coding sequence ATGTTGGAATTTGACATGGAGTTGGAGCATTTGGCAACCATTAAAGTAGTAGGGGTCGGCGGTGGCGGAAACAATGCCGTCAATCGCATGATTGCAGCAGGATTAAAGGGCGTGGAGTTTATCTCCGTAAATACCGATGCGCAAGCATTGCTGCAGGCACAGGCTCCTTATCGCATCCAAATCGGGGAAAAGCTAACTAAAGGTCTAGGTGCTGGCGCTAACCCGGAGGTTGGCGATTTAGCCGCTCAAGAAAGCCGAGAAGAGCTGATAAAGGCCTTGCGGGGCGCCGATATGGTGTTTGTAACCGCTGGCATGGGCGGAGGCACCGGAACCGGTGCTGCACCGGTTGTTGCCGAATGCGCTCGAGAGGTGGGGGCCCTCACCGTAGGTGTAGTTACTAAGCCGTTCTCTTTTGAAGGAAAGCGTCGCTTTAAGCAGGCGGAAAAAGGGATTGCGAATTTGAAAGAACGCGTAGATACGCTGATTACCATTCCGAATGATCGTTTGATGCAGGTGGTAGATAAGCGGACGCCCATCATGGAAGCGTTTCGGATTGCCGATGATGTGTTGCGTCAGGGCGTCCAAGGTATTTCCGACTTAATTGCCGTCCCTGGGTTAATTAATTTGGATTTTGCCGATGTGAAAACAATCATGAGCGATACCGGCTCTGCTTTGATGGGGGTAGGTATTGCGGCAGGAGAGGGCCGGGCGATTGCGGCGGCTGAAGCGGCCATCAAGAGTCCGTTGTTGGAAACTTCGATTGATGGAGCCAAAGGCGTGCTGCTAAATATCACCGGTGGTACTAACCTGAGTTTATTTGAAGTGAACGAAGCAGCGGCTATCATTGAACAGGCCGCAGATCCGGAAGTGAACTTGATTTTTGGTGCTGTCATTGATGAATCCTTGCAGGATGAAGTCCGGGTTACGGTTATTGCAACCGGTTTTGATCAACGCTCGGTGCGGTCTGTACAAGTTGGCGGCAATGAAGGCAAAAAGGAACGTGTTGGACAGGTTCCTGACTTCAGTCTGGATGTGCCGGTCTTCATGCACAAGAGGTAA
- a CDS encoding YggS family pyridoxal phosphate-dependent enzyme → MSSISERLQAVEGRIAKALASRKSEIEQSGSVCLIAVSKNHAVDVVEAALKVGITVFGENRVQEALPKIEHIGAKAQWHLIGHLQTNKAKQIVGKVALVHSVDSERLLQQIEQEAAKQEIYQDVLLQVNVSGEESKFGMEPDAVWTLSRQAAQWPHVRIKGLMTIAPFADDVESVRPVFREAYRLFTALRAAALPQCEWQWLSMGMSNDFEVAIQEGANMVRVGTALFGARQYAPKEEG, encoded by the coding sequence ATGTCTTCGATTTCAGAACGCCTGCAGGCGGTGGAAGGGAGAATCGCGAAGGCACTGGCTTCTCGCAAGTCCGAAATTGAGCAGTCGGGGTCTGTTTGTCTGATTGCGGTGAGTAAAAATCATGCTGTCGATGTAGTCGAAGCGGCTTTGAAAGTGGGAATTACCGTATTTGGTGAAAACCGAGTTCAAGAAGCTTTGCCTAAAATAGAACATATCGGCGCCAAGGCGCAGTGGCATTTGATTGGCCATTTGCAGACTAACAAAGCGAAGCAAATCGTAGGAAAGGTTGCGCTGGTTCACTCGGTGGACAGTGAACGCCTGTTGCAGCAAATTGAGCAGGAAGCAGCCAAGCAAGAAATTTATCAGGACGTACTGTTACAGGTGAATGTTTCAGGCGAAGAAAGCAAATTCGGTATGGAACCGGATGCAGTTTGGACCTTGTCACGACAAGCGGCTCAATGGCCGCATGTGAGAATAAAAGGCTTGATGACGATTGCGCCGTTTGCAGATGATGTTGAGTCAGTACGGCCAGTTTTTCGGGAAGCCTACAGGCTGTTTACAGCTTTGAGGGCGGCAGCATTGCCGCAGTGCGAGTGGCAGTGGCTTTCCATGGGGATGAGCAATGATTTTGAAGTTGCCATTCAAGAAGGCGCCAATATGGTGCGTGTCGGTACGGCGTTATTCGGAGCTAGACAATATGCTCCAAAGGAGGAAGGTTAG
- a CDS encoding cell division protein SepF, whose protein sequence is MKFIEKVCGTLGLIEPGDTKEQEQQSQQPVAEERAPRSARPSAAQNNVVNLPHAAIGSTAAAASKQMKVMVVEPANFDDVQHVADYLKNRKPVVVNFETTDKEVAKRMIDFMSGTTYALGGSIQKVGHHIFLCAPANVDVAYTYDDQDRTVVPWMNN, encoded by the coding sequence ATGAAATTTATAGAAAAAGTGTGCGGCACATTGGGCTTGATCGAGCCGGGAGATACTAAGGAACAAGAACAACAATCGCAGCAGCCTGTGGCAGAAGAACGTGCGCCGCGCAGCGCCAGACCTTCTGCAGCACAGAATAATGTAGTCAATTTGCCGCATGCCGCCATAGGGAGCACAGCAGCAGCCGCTTCCAAGCAAATGAAAGTTATGGTTGTAGAACCCGCTAACTTTGACGATGTGCAGCATGTGGCTGATTATTTGAAAAATCGTAAACCTGTAGTTGTCAACTTTGAAACTACAGACAAAGAAGTGGCTAAGCGCATGATTGATTTTATGAGCGGCACTACCTATGCCTTGGGGGGCAGCATTCAAAAAGTGGGGCATCATATTTTTCTTTGCGCTCCTGCTAATGTGGATGTGGCTTACACCTATGATGATCAAGATAGGACGGTTGTACCATGGATGAACAACTAA
- the proC gene encoding pyrroline-5-carboxylate reductase, whose amino-acid sequence MDEQLKQVLQGKTIGFLGGGAIAEALLRGLLGRKMAAQEDLLVFDTSEDRLQVLEESYGVRGSESAAALTGEADVLFLTVKPQVLKQIISTLALTTKPTTLILSVAAGIPLDFLESHFRKHRVVRVMPNTPVAVGEGMTAFALGSRADQEADQAARAVFSAVGRVEKVDENLLDAITGLSGSGPSYAFLMIDALADAGVRVGLSRKNAILMAAQTLLGAAKMVVQTGQHPAVLRDMVASPGGTSIAGLHALESHNVRAALIDAVVAATERSKEMGKGNS is encoded by the coding sequence ATGGATGAACAACTAAAACAGGTTTTGCAAGGCAAGACCATAGGCTTTTTGGGTGGCGGAGCTATAGCAGAAGCGTTGCTGCGCGGCTTGTTAGGCAGGAAAATGGCTGCACAAGAAGATCTGTTGGTATTTGATACTTCGGAAGATCGCTTGCAAGTTTTAGAAGAATCCTATGGTGTACGAGGCAGTGAAAGTGCTGCGGCTTTGACCGGTGAAGCAGATGTTTTGTTTTTAACCGTCAAACCGCAGGTCTTGAAGCAAATCATTTCCACGTTGGCATTGACGACAAAACCGACAACGCTAATTTTATCCGTGGCGGCCGGGATTCCTTTAGATTTTTTGGAAAGCCATTTCCGCAAACATCGCGTTGTCCGGGTTATGCCTAACACGCCGGTGGCGGTGGGGGAAGGCATGACAGCATTTGCTTTGGGCAGCCGTGCTGACCAAGAGGCGGACCAGGCCGCTAGAGCCGTATTTTCCGCTGTTGGCCGTGTGGAAAAAGTAGATGAAAACTTGTTGGATGCTATTACCGGTTTGTCCGGCAGCGGGCCTTCCTATGCGTTTCTTATGATTGATGCGTTGGCGGATGCTGGCGTGCGCGTCGGACTTTCTCGAAAAAATGCCATTCTCATGGCGGCGCAGACCTTGTTGGGTGCAGCGAAGATGGTAGTGCAAACCGGACAACATCCGGCTGTTTTGCGTGACATGGTTGCTTCGCCAGGAGGGACTTCCATTGCCGGCTTGCATGCACTGGAAAGTCATAATGTGCGCGCTGCTTTAATCGACGCCGTAGTGGCGGCAACAGAGCGTTCCAAGGAAATGGGGAAAGGCAATTCGTGA
- a CDS encoding YlmH/Sll1252 family protein, whose amino-acid sequence MNNREKILRYYKSSGQDILAARLIDLAEQALRSRRFRVSDFLDPAGISIAETVAAQWDGKVRLELQGGYERAERVKAAFVSAEYYGTVDFGLRAIAVSWDKRYERLSHRDVLGGLLGIGVEREVLGDILMTGDGCQVLTDAPLGDYLLQQLSFLGGAQVTTKEIALSELEPKEETVKEIKTTVPSLRLDVVAASGYGVSRSRMAEEVKADKLRVNWQPAKGGSQSVQQGDILSLRGRGRVEIVEILGETKKGRLSLLLRRYL is encoded by the coding sequence GTGAATAATCGGGAAAAAATTTTACGGTATTATAAAAGCAGTGGACAGGATATTTTGGCAGCTAGGCTAATCGACTTGGCCGAACAAGCCCTCCGTTCACGCCGCTTTCGAGTTAGTGATTTTTTGGATCCAGCTGGGATTTCCATTGCAGAAACGGTGGCTGCCCAGTGGGACGGTAAAGTTCGCTTGGAATTGCAAGGCGGTTATGAACGAGCGGAACGAGTTAAAGCTGCGTTTGTATCTGCAGAGTATTATGGCACTGTTGATTTTGGCCTGCGGGCGATTGCCGTTTCTTGGGATAAGCGTTATGAGCGTCTTTCACATAGGGATGTTCTAGGCGGTTTGTTGGGGATAGGCGTTGAACGGGAGGTTTTAGGAGATATTCTGATGACTGGAGATGGTTGTCAGGTATTGACTGATGCACCGTTAGGAGACTATCTTTTGCAGCAATTGTCTTTTTTAGGCGGCGCTCAGGTGACGACAAAAGAGATTGCCTTGAGCGAACTAGAACCTAAAGAAGAAACAGTCAAGGAAATTAAGACGACGGTTCCTTCTTTGCGCCTGGATGTTGTGGCAGCTTCAGGATATGGCGTATCCAGGAGTCGGATGGCGGAAGAGGTTAAAGCCGATAAACTAAGGGTTAATTGGCAACCGGCCAAAGGCGGTTCGCAGAGCGTGCAGCAGGGCGATATCCTGTCATTGCGTGGTCGGGGCCGTGTAGAGATCGTTGAAATCCTAGGGGAGACGAAAAAAGGTCGTTTGAGTCTGCTGTTGCGACGATATTTATGA
- a CDS encoding DivIVA domain-containing protein — MLTPLDIQNQEFRKTFRGYNEVEVDEFLEQVLHDYEELYRTNIDLRETTERLKSQIQYFQNLENTLHNTLVVAQEAAEEVKVNARKEAELLRKEAEVESRRILDEANVQLQRIQTECDEQRAQGQLFRSRMRMLAQSQLEMLEEKETRREIVE, encoded by the coding sequence ATGCTTACGCCGTTGGATATTCAGAATCAGGAGTTTCGGAAAACTTTTAGGGGTTACAACGAAGTTGAAGTCGATGAGTTTCTCGAGCAAGTTCTTCATGACTATGAAGAACTGTATCGAACCAATATAGATTTGCGCGAAACAACGGAGCGCTTGAAATCGCAGATACAGTATTTTCAGAATCTGGAAAATACATTGCATAATACGTTAGTCGTAGCGCAGGAAGCTGCGGAAGAGGTTAAAGTTAACGCTCGGAAAGAAGCGGAATTGCTTCGTAAGGAAGCCGAAGTAGAAAGCCGGCGGATTCTTGATGAAGCTAATGTGCAACTACAACGTATCCAGACTGAATGTGATGAACAGCGTGCGCAAGGACAACTTTTTCGTTCGCGCATGCGTATGTTGGCTCAATCTCAGCTGGAGATGTTGGAAGAAAAGGAAACGAGAAGAGAAATTGTTGAATAA